In Salmo salar chromosome ssa15, Ssal_v3.1, whole genome shotgun sequence, one genomic interval encodes:
- the lamtor5 gene encoding late endosomal/lysosomal adaptor, MAPK and MTOR activator 5 isoform X2 codes for MESTLEQHLDDTMKNPAIIGVLCTDQQGHILGCRGSLSDEHGGVVSVLARQAASLTKDPTDSPTVCLESDSGNILVRAHGTITVAVHKMSS; via the exons ATGGAGTCGACCCTCGAGCAACATCTTGATGATAC CATGAAGAATCCAGCCATTATCGGAGTTCTCTGCACGGACCAACAGGGACATATTCTAGGCT GTCGTGGCTCTCTGTCTGATGAGCATGGTGGGGTGGTGTCTGTACTGGCCAGACAGGCAGCCTCTCTCACCAAAGACCCTACAGACAGCCCCACAGTGTGTCTGGAGTCAGATTCAGG GAATATTCTAGTGAGGGCACATGGAACCATCACAGTAGCTGTTCATAAGATGTCGTCATGA
- the lamtor5 gene encoding late endosomal/lysosomal adaptor, MAPK and MTOR activator 5 isoform X1 yields MESTLEQHLDDTMKNPAIIGVLCTDQQGHILGCRGSLSDEHGGVVSVLARQAASLTKDPTDSPTVCLESDSGPYCLFFPQEYSSEGTWNHHSSCS; encoded by the exons ATGGAGTCGACCCTCGAGCAACATCTTGATGATAC CATGAAGAATCCAGCCATTATCGGAGTTCTCTGCACGGACCAACAGGGACATATTCTAGGCT GTCGTGGCTCTCTGTCTGATGAGCATGGTGGGGTGGTGTCTGTACTGGCCAGACAGGCAGCCTCTCTCACCAAAGACCCTACAGACAGCCCCACAGTGTGTCTGGAGTCAGATTCAGG GCCATATTGTTTGTTTTTCCCACAGGAATATTCTAGTGAGGGCACATGGAACCATCACAGTAGCTGTTCATAA